In one Sulfitobacter sp. LCG007 genomic region, the following are encoded:
- a CDS encoding abortive infection family protein, whose translation MPRLKNYHWSQIKDWFCPSPGYVLDFSNKTFSDFFEDHFSINIYADAFSGHGTSKFNRLKAFVEISPPHIVVELFNLLWREKNRERDDELEILSLRSQSDVWAIDPEYVSALMDSAAIDDAPFINLINELASLPSHSAAPHLQKISAEWTLDSLDREVRRAQENVEKDPEAAVTAACSMLESVCRSILVSREIDLPKQLDIKTLYKEVREPLGLSPAKAGIDTEVEADVRTILSALGNSIQGIGALRSHSGTAHGRERGFRRLDPRIARLAVNSSFAVALFLIETWEKRFPEDKLTLR comes from the coding sequence ATGCCCAGACTAAAAAATTATCATTGGTCTCAAATAAAAGACTGGTTCTGCCCCTCCCCAGGTTATGTTCTCGATTTTAGCAATAAGACCTTCTCAGATTTTTTCGAAGATCATTTTAGCATTAATATCTACGCCGACGCGTTCAGTGGACACGGGACTTCCAAGTTCAATAGATTGAAGGCATTTGTTGAGATATCTCCACCTCACATAGTTGTCGAATTATTTAACCTACTTTGGCGCGAGAAGAATAGAGAGCGCGATGATGAGCTTGAGATCTTGTCCCTAAGAAGTCAAAGCGATGTTTGGGCTATCGATCCAGAGTATGTATCGGCTTTGATGGACTCAGCAGCCATCGATGACGCACCCTTCATCAATCTCATTAACGAATTGGCATCGCTGCCAAGCCACTCTGCGGCACCTCACCTTCAAAAGATCAGTGCAGAATGGACCCTCGATTCGCTTGATCGGGAAGTTCGACGGGCCCAAGAAAATGTCGAGAAAGACCCGGAAGCAGCTGTCACTGCGGCCTGCTCAATGCTTGAGAGCGTCTGTCGTTCAATTTTGGTGAGTCGAGAAATCGACCTTCCAAAACAACTCGACATCAAGACGCTTTATAAGGAAGTTCGCGAACCACTGGGCCTCTCGCCTGCCAAAGCAGGAATCGATACCGAAGTTGAAGCGGATGTTCGGACGATCTTAAGTGCATTAGGAAACAGCATCCAGGGGATTGGGGCGCTTAGATCGCACTCTGGCACCGCTCACGGAAGAGAACGAGGATTTCGCCGCTTAGATCCAAGAATAGCAAGGCTAGCAGTCAACAGCTCTTTTGCCGTTGCGTTATTTCTCATTGAGACTTGGGAGAAGCGATTTCCCGAAGACAAGTTAACTCTTAGATAA
- the ettA gene encoding energy-dependent translational throttle protein EttA yields MAAYQYVYHMHGVSKTYPGGKKCFENINLNFLPGVKIGVVGVNGAGKSTLLKIMAGIDKDFQGEAWQAEGAKVGYLPQEPKLDPDLTVRENVMLGVKAKKDILDRYNELAMNYSDETADEMAALQDQIDAENLWDLDSQIDVSMEALRCPPDDADVKTLSGGEARRVALCRLLLEAPDMLLLDEPTNHLDAETIAWLQQHLVDYKGTILIVTHDRYFLDDITSWILELDRGRGVPYEGNYSAWLEQKAKRLEQEAREDKSKQKTLERELEWMRQGAKARQAKSKARIQAYNEMANQSEREKIGRAQIVIPNGPRLGSKVIEVTGLAKHMGDTQLIEGLDFSLPPGGIVGVIGPNGAGKSTLFRMLTGQLEPDAGSIEYGDTVDLSYVDQSRDDLKDSDTVWEAITGGAELIQLGDAEVNSRAYCSSFNFKGSDQQKKVNLLSGGERNRVHMARLLKSGGNVLLLDEPTNDLDVETLRALEDALVDFAGCAVVISHDRFFLDRICTHMLAFEGNAHVEWFEGGFTDYEEDKKRRLGADALEPKRMKHKKFAR; encoded by the coding sequence ATGGCCGCCTACCAGTACGTCTACCACATGCACGGTGTCTCCAAGACCTATCCGGGCGGCAAGAAGTGCTTCGAGAACATCAACCTCAACTTCCTGCCCGGCGTGAAGATCGGGGTCGTCGGCGTAAACGGCGCGGGCAAGTCCACGCTGCTCAAGATCATGGCCGGGATCGACAAGGACTTTCAGGGCGAGGCATGGCAGGCCGAGGGCGCCAAGGTCGGCTACCTGCCGCAGGAGCCGAAACTCGACCCGGATCTGACCGTTCGCGAGAATGTCATGCTCGGCGTGAAGGCCAAGAAGGACATCCTCGACCGCTACAACGAACTGGCGATGAACTACTCGGATGAAACGGCCGACGAAATGGCCGCGCTCCAGGACCAGATCGACGCCGAGAACCTCTGGGACCTCGACAGCCAGATCGACGTGTCGATGGAGGCCCTGCGCTGTCCGCCAGACGATGCCGACGTCAAGACCCTCTCGGGCGGTGAGGCACGCCGCGTGGCGCTTTGCCGGCTGCTGCTCGAAGCGCCCGACATGCTGCTGCTCGACGAACCGACCAACCACCTCGATGCCGAGACGATCGCCTGGCTCCAGCAGCACCTGGTCGACTACAAGGGCACGATCCTGATCGTCACCCACGACCGCTACTTCCTCGACGACATCACGAGCTGGATCCTCGAACTCGACCGCGGGCGGGGCGTTCCCTACGAGGGCAACTATTCGGCCTGGCTGGAACAGAAAGCCAAACGGCTGGAACAGGAGGCGCGTGAGGACAAGTCCAAGCAGAAGACGCTCGAGCGCGAGCTCGAGTGGATGCGGCAGGGGGCGAAGGCGCGCCAGGCCAAGTCCAAGGCCCGGATCCAGGCCTATAACGAGATGGCGAACCAGTCCGAACGCGAGAAGATCGGGCGCGCCCAGATCGTCATCCCGAACGGTCCGCGCCTCGGCTCCAAGGTCATAGAGGTCACGGGCCTCGCCAAGCACATGGGCGACACCCAGCTGATCGAGGGGCTCGACTTCTCGCTGCCCCCCGGCGGGATCGTGGGTGTCATCGGACCCAACGGCGCGGGCAAGTCGACACTGTTCCGGATGCTCACCGGACAACTCGAACCGGATGCCGGTTCGATCGAATACGGCGACACGGTCGATCTGAGCTATGTCGACCAGTCCCGTGACGACCTCAAGGATTCGGACACGGTCTGGGAAGCGATCACCGGTGGTGCAGAGCTGATCCAGCTCGGCGATGCCGAGGTGAATTCGCGCGCCTACTGCTCGTCCTTCAACTTCAAGGGCTCGGACCAGCAGAAGAAGGTCAACCTTCTCTCGGGCGGCGAGCGCAACCGCGTCCACATGGCCCGCCTGCTGAAGTCCGGCGGCAACGTGCTGCTGCTCGACGAGCCGACCAACGACCTGGATGTCGAGACCCTGCGGGCTCTCGAGGATGCACTGGTGGACTTCGCGGGTTGCGCCGTCGTGATCTCGCACGACCGGTTCTTCCTCGACCGCATCTGCACGCACATGCTGGCTTTCGAAGGCAATGCCCATGTGGAATGGTTCGAGGGCGGCTTCACGGATTACGAGGAAGACAAGAAGCGCCGGCTGGGGGCGGATGCGCTGGAACCCAAGCGCATGAAGCACAAGAAATTCGCCAGATAG
- a CDS encoding PLDc N-terminal domain-containing protein, translated as MEYGIFGLIILIADIYAIIQVLGSSASTLAKIIWTIAIIALPVLGLLIWLIAGPRSSRASV; from the coding sequence ATGGAATATGGAATATTCGGACTGATCATCCTGATCGCGGACATCTACGCCATCATTCAGGTATTGGGTTCCAGTGCATCCACCCTCGCCAAGATCATCTGGACGATCGCCATCATCGCCCTGCCGGTGCTCGGCCTGCTGATCTGGCTCATCGCCGGGCCGAGATCGTCGCGCGCGAGCGTCTGA
- the dacB gene encoding D-alanyl-D-alanine carboxypeptidase/D-alanyl-D-alanine-endopeptidase produces MTSSEQSRQGNRLTRRGLLGGLLASVAAPALADAPVSSKRPHLRGVARNPVAPPTLESLVSKAGLSGEIAFAVADAGTGAFLEGQAQEKGLPPASTAKAITAFYALDRLGPAYRFETRVIATGGFADGVVAGDLVLAGGGDPELDTDGLMELAAQLKKAGLREVRGELLVHDAGLPRLSEIDPDQLEYVAYNPGISGIALNFNRVYFEWRRGGSGYALSMDARTEKYRPDVSVASMAIENRALPVYTYEDGGDRDIWTVAKGQLGEAGSRWLPVKKPGLYAGDVFATMVRAQGIKLKKARTVSEMPAGEVIATRSSAPLRDILREMLKHSTNLTAEMVGLWATQIRSGPMPTLEASAQQMNLWAAERMGCAGLQLKDHSGLSDRSRVRPDDMVRILARAHETNLLRPLMKGVALRDAKGRPVEDHPVKAAAKTGTLNFVSGLAGYVTATDGRELAFAIFTADQEARSRIPRADQEGPPGARPWAARSRNLQARLLERWGTVYGS; encoded by the coding sequence ATGACGAGTTCCGAACAGAGCCGGCAAGGCAATCGATTGACGCGGCGCGGTCTGCTTGGCGGACTGCTGGCAAGCGTCGCCGCACCGGCGCTGGCCGATGCACCCGTATCTTCGAAGCGCCCTCACCTGCGTGGCGTCGCGCGCAATCCGGTTGCGCCGCCAACGCTCGAGTCCCTTGTCAGCAAGGCAGGGCTTAGCGGAGAGATCGCCTTTGCCGTAGCCGACGCCGGAACGGGCGCGTTCCTCGAGGGACAGGCGCAGGAGAAGGGTCTGCCGCCGGCCAGTACCGCGAAGGCGATCACCGCCTTCTACGCGCTCGACAGGCTTGGGCCCGCGTACCGGTTCGAGACACGGGTGATCGCGACCGGAGGATTCGCCGATGGCGTCGTGGCGGGCGACCTCGTGCTGGCCGGGGGCGGCGATCCGGAACTCGACACCGACGGCCTGATGGAACTTGCCGCCCAGCTCAAGAAGGCGGGACTGCGCGAAGTCAGGGGAGAGCTGCTTGTCCATGACGCAGGCCTGCCCAGACTGAGCGAAATCGATCCCGACCAGCTCGAGTATGTCGCCTACAACCCGGGCATCTCCGGCATCGCGCTGAATTTCAATCGCGTCTATTTCGAATGGCGCAGGGGTGGTTCCGGCTACGCACTCTCGATGGACGCGCGGACCGAGAAATACCGGCCGGATGTATCCGTGGCGAGCATGGCGATCGAGAACCGTGCGCTGCCTGTCTATACCTACGAGGACGGCGGCGATCGCGACATCTGGACCGTGGCGAAGGGTCAGCTTGGCGAGGCCGGGTCACGCTGGCTGCCGGTGAAGAAGCCCGGACTCTATGCAGGCGATGTGTTCGCGACCATGGTGCGGGCGCAGGGCATCAAGCTCAAAAAGGCAAGGACCGTCTCGGAAATGCCCGCCGGCGAAGTGATCGCAACGCGATCCAGCGCGCCGCTGCGCGATATCCTGAGGGAGATGCTGAAGCATTCGACCAACCTGACAGCCGAGATGGTCGGGCTCTGGGCCACGCAGATCCGCTCGGGACCGATGCCGACGCTGGAAGCATCCGCGCAGCAGATGAACCTCTGGGCGGCCGAACGGATGGGCTGCGCGGGACTGCAGCTGAAAGACCATTCCGGCCTCAGCGATCGCAGCCGGGTGCGGCCTGACGACATGGTCAGGATCCTGGCGCGTGCGCATGAGACGAACCTGCTGCGCCCGCTGATGAAGGGGGTCGCGTTGCGCGATGCCAAGGGCAGGCCGGTCGAAGATCATCCGGTGAAGGCCGCGGCAAAGACAGGCACGCTGAACTTCGTCTCGGGGCTTGCGGGCTATGTCACGGCCACCGATGGGCGGGAACTGGCGTTCGCGATCTTCACCGCGGATCAGGAGGCGCGCAGCCGCATTCCGCGCGCCGATCAGGAAGGCCCGCCCGGTGCGAGGCCATGGGCAGCGCGCTCACGCAACCTGCAGGCAAGACTGCTCGAGCGCTGGGGCACGGTGTACGGCAGCTGA
- a CDS encoding ETC complex I subunit — MRARIYKPAKTAMQSGNAKTHAWVLDYAPASAREVDPLMGWTSSTDTQAQVRLRFDSKEAALDYARAHGIDAEVIEPKIRKPNIRPGGYGENFATSRRGVWTH, encoded by the coding sequence ATGCGCGCGCGCATCTACAAACCCGCCAAGACCGCCATGCAGTCAGGGAACGCAAAGACCCACGCATGGGTGCTGGACTATGCGCCGGCCTCCGCGCGGGAAGTCGATCCGCTGATGGGTTGGACCTCCTCCACCGATACCCAGGCCCAGGTGCGCCTTCGTTTTGACAGCAAGGAGGCCGCGCTCGACTATGCGCGTGCGCATGGGATCGACGCCGAGGTGATCGAGCCGAAGATCCGCAAGCCCAACATCCGCCCCGGCGGCTACGGAGAGAATTTCGCCACCTCCCGCCGCGGGGTATGGACGCACTGA
- the uvrB gene encoding excinuclease ABC subunit UvrB → MPHAHTDKSKPTMPLANPAPDVRKREKLEGGRRFVMATEFEPAGDQPKAIEELANGVKAGERDQVLLGATGTGKTFTMAKVIEETQRPAIILAPNKTLAAQLYGEFKGFFPDNSVEYFVSFYDYYQPEAYVPRSDTYIEKESQINEQIDRMRHSATRALLERDDVIIVASVSCIYGIGSVETYGAMTQDLKVGKNYDQRQVMADLVAQQYRRNDQAFQRGSFRVRGDSLEIFPAHLEDRAWKLSFFGEELESITEFDPLTGEKTDSFDQIRVYANSHYVTPKPTMQQAIIGIRKELRTRLDQLVGEGKLLEAQRLEQRTNFDLEMLEATGVCNGIENYSRYLTGRSPGEPPPTLFEFIPDNAIVFADESHVSVPQIGGMYRGDYRRKFTLAEHGFRLPSCMDNRPLKFEEWDAMRPQSVFVSATPAAWELEQTSGVFTEQVIRPTGLLDPQVEIRPVEMQVDDLLDEVRRVTAAGFRTLCTVLTKRMAEDLTEYMHEQGIKVRYMHSDIDTLERIEILRDLRLGAFDVLIGINLLREGLDIPECGLVAILDADKEGFLRSETSLIQTIGRAARNVEGRVIMYADRITGSMERALAETDRRRARQIAYNEEHGITPATVKKNVDDILAGLYKGDTDMSRVTAKIDPTLAGSNLQAVLDGLRTDMRKAAENLEFEEAARLRDEVKRLEAVDLAVHDDPLARQYAVEKAAEAAVGSSGRSTAGRAGQRGGNVKRRGR, encoded by the coding sequence ATGCCCCACGCCCATACCGACAAGTCGAAGCCGACGATGCCACTCGCCAATCCTGCGCCCGACGTGCGCAAACGCGAGAAGCTGGAAGGCGGCAGGCGCTTCGTGATGGCGACCGAGTTCGAACCGGCGGGCGATCAGCCCAAGGCAATCGAGGAACTTGCAAACGGGGTGAAGGCAGGCGAACGCGATCAGGTCCTGCTGGGGGCCACGGGCACGGGCAAGACCTTCACCATGGCAAAGGTGATCGAGGAAACCCAGCGCCCCGCGATCATCCTCGCGCCCAACAAGACGCTGGCGGCCCAGCTTTACGGAGAGTTCAAGGGGTTCTTCCCGGACAACTCCGTGGAATATTTCGTCAGCTTCTACGACTACTACCAGCCCGAGGCCTATGTGCCCCGCTCGGACACCTACATCGAGAAGGAATCCCAGATCAACGAGCAGATCGACCGGATGCGCCACTCGGCGACCCGCGCCCTGCTCGAACGCGACGACGTGATCATCGTCGCCTCGGTCTCCTGCATCTACGGCATCGGGAGCGTCGAGACCTACGGCGCGATGACCCAGGACCTGAAGGTGGGGAAGAATTACGACCAGCGCCAGGTGATGGCCGACCTGGTGGCCCAGCAATACAGGCGCAACGACCAGGCTTTCCAGCGGGGATCGTTCCGCGTTCGTGGCGACAGTCTCGAGATCTTTCCGGCCCACCTCGAGGACCGGGCCTGGAAGCTCAGCTTCTTCGGAGAGGAGCTCGAAAGCATCACCGAATTCGACCCGCTGACCGGTGAGAAGACCGACAGCTTCGACCAGATCAGGGTCTATGCCAACTCGCATTACGTGACGCCGAAACCGACGATGCAGCAGGCCATCATCGGGATCAGGAAAGAGCTGCGCACCCGGCTGGACCAGCTTGTCGGCGAGGGCAAGCTGCTCGAGGCGCAGCGGCTGGAGCAGCGCACCAACTTCGATCTCGAGATGCTCGAGGCGACGGGCGTATGCAACGGGATCGAGAACTACTCGCGCTATCTGACGGGCCGTTCGCCGGGCGAGCCTCCCCCGACGCTCTTCGAGTTCATCCCCGACAATGCCATCGTCTTCGCCGACGAAAGCCATGTCTCGGTCCCCCAGATCGGCGGCATGTACAGGGGCGACTACCGGCGCAAGTTCACCCTGGCCGAACACGGCTTCCGCCTGCCTTCCTGCATGGACAACCGCCCGCTGAAATTCGAGGAATGGGACGCCATGCGCCCGCAGTCGGTCTTCGTATCGGCAACCCCCGCCGCCTGGGAGCTCGAGCAGACGAGCGGCGTCTTCACCGAACAGGTGATCCGCCCCACCGGCCTGCTGGATCCGCAGGTCGAGATCCGGCCCGTGGAGATGCAGGTGGACGATCTTCTGGACGAGGTGCGAAGGGTCACGGCCGCCGGCTTCCGGACGCTCTGCACGGTGCTGACCAAGCGCATGGCCGAGGATCTGACCGAATACATGCACGAACAGGGCATCAAGGTGCGCTACATGCATTCGGACATCGACACGCTCGAGCGCATCGAGATCCTGCGCGACCTGCGCCTCGGCGCTTTCGACGTGCTGATCGGCATCAACCTCCTGCGCGAGGGGCTCGACATTCCCGAATGCGGGCTGGTGGCCATCCTCGACGCCGACAAGGAGGGCTTCCTGCGCTCGGAAACCTCGCTGATCCAGACCATCGGGCGCGCCGCCCGCAACGTCGAAGGCCGGGTCATCATGTACGCCGACCGCATCACCGGCTCGATGGAGCGCGCGCTGGCCGAAACCGACCGCCGCCGCGCCAGGCAGATCGCCTATAACGAGGAACACGGGATCACGCCCGCGACGGTGAAGAAGAACGTCGATGACATCCTCGCCGGTCTCTACAAGGGCGACACGGACATGTCCCGCGTCACCGCGAAGATCGACCCGACGCTTGCGGGCTCGAACCTTCAGGCGGTGCTGGACGGACTGCGGACCGACATGCGCAAGGCGGCCGAGAACCTCGAATTCGAGGAAGCGGCACGGCTTCGGGACGAGGTCAAGCGGCTGGAGGCGGTGGACCTCGCCGTCCACGACGATCCGCTGGCGCGCCAATACGCGGTGGAGAAAGCGGCCGAGGCGGCGGTGGGCTCAAGCGGGCGGTCCACGGCGGGCAGAGCGGGGCAGCGCGGGGGGAATGTGAAGCGGCGGGGGAGGTAG
- a CDS encoding nicotinate-nucleotide adenylyltransferase: MRHDLPLATPGQCIGLFGGSFDPAHGGHVHVTREALKRFGLDQIWWLVSPGNPLKTQGPAPLDARMARARALMHHPRVEISDIEARLGTRYTAQTLERVLSLYPRTRFVWLMGADNLSNFHRWQDWEEIMRRVPVGVLARPGERISARMSPAARLFRRYRLPASAAHLLARSTPPAWCFLNVPMMDQSSSAIRASGAWEVARRGPSAHPPRGT, translated from the coding sequence TTGAGACACGATCTCCCCCTGGCAACGCCGGGTCAGTGCATCGGACTCTTCGGCGGGTCCTTCGATCCCGCGCACGGCGGCCACGTGCATGTGACGCGCGAGGCGCTGAAGCGCTTCGGGCTTGACCAGATCTGGTGGCTCGTGTCGCCCGGAAACCCTCTCAAGACCCAAGGCCCTGCACCGCTCGATGCGCGCATGGCGCGGGCGCGCGCGCTGATGCACCATCCCCGGGTCGAGATCAGCGACATCGAAGCGCGGCTCGGCACGCGCTACACGGCGCAGACGCTGGAGCGGGTGCTGTCGCTCTACCCGCGCACACGCTTCGTCTGGCTCATGGGCGCGGACAACCTGTCGAACTTCCACCGCTGGCAGGACTGGGAAGAGATCATGCGCAGGGTGCCCGTGGGCGTCCTGGCCCGGCCGGGAGAGCGGATATCGGCGCGCATGAGTCCCGCGGCGCGCCTGTTCAGACGCTACAGGCTGCCGGCATCGGCCGCGCATCTACTGGCGCGCTCGACGCCCCCGGCCTGGTGCTTTCTCAACGTCCCGATGATGGACCAGTCCTCAAGCGCCATACGCGCGTCGGGCGCCTGGGAGGTCGCGCGCCGAGGACCCTCCGCACATCCCCCGCGCGGGACATAA